The Ziziphus jujuba cultivar Dongzao chromosome 7, ASM3175591v1 genome includes a region encoding these proteins:
- the LOC107433488 gene encoding putative UPF0481 protein At3g02645 isoform X2, giving the protein MEEEKVLKDFPDKQITIDINTEKLERARVSPDRLPITKSPEILEPEHHIDKDLKRPEESEADGEDTNDWIIYKVPNKLRKIRPAAYTPQLVSIGPFHHGKSNLKAMEHYKAKYTNKFLKRFRNHITMKDLMDEFKELPKRIKRSYGDESFEPDNKQK; this is encoded by the coding sequence ATGGAAGAAGAGAAGGTTTTAAAGGACTTCCCTGATAAGCAAATAACAATCGACATTAATACAGAGAAATTGGAACGTGCAAGGGTGTCCCCTGATAGGCTTCCCATCACGAAGAGTCCAGAGATATTGGAACCGGAACATCACATTGATAAAGATCTGAAGAGGCCAGAGGAATCGGAAGCTGACGGGGAAGATACGAATGATTGGATCATCTACAAGGTTCCCAACAAACTCCGGAAGATACGGCCAGCAGCTTACACTCCCCAACTAGTTTCAATTGGGCCTTTTCACCATGGCAAATCAAACTTGAAGGCCATGGAACATTATAAAGCCAAGTACACGAACAAGTTCCTGAAGCGGTTCCGTAATCATATTacgatgaaggacttgatggaCGAATTCAAGGAACTTCCGAAAAGAATCAAGCGTAGCTATGGAGATGAGAGCTTTGAGCCTGATAATAAGCAAAAGTAG